A window of Elgaria multicarinata webbii isolate HBS135686 ecotype San Diego chromosome 2, rElgMul1.1.pri, whole genome shotgun sequence contains these coding sequences:
- the FOXA1 gene encoding hepatocyte nuclear factor 3-alpha: MMLGTVKMEGHETSDWNSYYAETQEAYSTVPVSNMNSGLGSMNSMNTYMSMNAMTTSGNMTSGSFNMSYANPSLGAGLSPGGTGGAMNSMSAMGSALSPGGMNAMGGPQASLNGLGAYGAMGPCMSPMGYAPSNLGRGGRDAKSFKRSYPHAKPPYSYISLITMAIQQAPSKMLTLSEIYQWIMDLFPYYRQNQQRWQNSIRHSLSFNDCFVKVARSPDKPGKGSYWTLHPDSGNMFENGCYLRRQKRFKCDKQPGGGGGGGGGKGGQGGGGGGVHHGSESRKDQGGASPPLHRGSGKGGPLEAASSNAGSPPALDHNGNGGELKPSVAAAAAAAAAAVAAASSGPALASLGHPGHPLGHHESQLHLKGDPHYSFNHPFSINNLMSSSEQQHKLDFKAYEQALQYSSYGAGLPGGLPLSSASMGSRGGIEPSALEPSYYQGVYSRPVLNTS, translated from the exons ATGATGTTAGGGACTGTGAAAATGGAAGGGCATGAAACGAGCGACTGGAACAGCTACTACGCCGAGACGCAGGAG GCCTACTCGACGGTTCCCGTGAGCAACATGAACTCGGGCCTGGGCTCCATGAACTCCATGAACACGTACATGAGCATGAACGCCATGACCACCAGCGGCAACATGACGTCGGGCTCGTTCAACATGTCCTACGCCAACCCGAGCCTGGGCGCCGGCTTGAGTCCCGGGGGCACGGGAGGCGCCATGAACAGCATGTCGGCCATGGGCTCGGCGCTCAGCCCCGGCGGCATGAACGCCATGGGCGGCCCGCAGGCCTCGTTGAACGGCCTGGGCGCCTACGGGGCCATGGGACCGTGCATGAGCCCCATGGGCTACGCGCCGTCCAACCTGGGCCGCGGCGGCCGAGACGCCAAGAGCTTCAAGCGCAGCTACCCGCACGCCAAGCCGCCCTACTCCTACATCTCGCTCATCACCATGGCCATCCAGCAGGCGCCCAGCAAGATGCTGACGCTGAGCGAGATCTACCAGTGGATCATGGACCTCTTCCCCTACTACCGTCAGAACCAGCAGCGCTGGCAGAACTCCATCCGCCACTCGCTCTCCTTCAACGACTGCTTCGTGAAGGTGGCCCGCTCGCCGGACAAGCCGGGCAAGGGCTCCTACTGGACGCTGCACCCAGACTCGGGCAATATGTTCGAGAATGGCTGCTATCTCCGGCGCCAGAAACGCTTTAAATGCGATAAGCAGCCCGgcggagggggcggcggcggcggcggcaaaggggggcaaggcggcggcggcggcggcgtccaCCACGGGAGCGAGAGCAGGAAAGACCAAGGCGGCGCCAGCCCGCCTCTGCACCGAGGCTCAGGAAAGGGAGGCCCGCTGGAGGCCGCCTCGTCCAACGCCGGCAGCCCCCCAGCCCTGGACCACAACGGCAACGGAGGCGAGCTGAAGCCCTcggtggccgccgccgccgctgcagcgGCCGCGGCTGTGGCTGCGGCCTCCTCCGGCCCTGCTTTGGCCTCGCTGGGCCACCCGGGCCACCCGCTGGGCCACCATGAGTCGCAACTGCACCTCAAGGGCGACCCGCATTATTCCTTCAACCACCCGTTCTCCATCAACAACCTCATGTCCTCGTCGGAGCAGCAGCACAAGCTGGACTTCAAGGCCTACGAGCAAGCGCTGCAATATTCCTCCTACGGGGCCGGCCTGCCCGGCGGGTTGCCTCTCAGCAGCGCCTCCATGGGCAGCAGGGGAGGCATTGAGCCCTCGGCCCTGGAGCCGTCCTACTACCAAGGTGTGTATTCCAGACCGGTCCTAAACACCTCTTAG